From Leptodactylus fuscus isolate aLepFus1 chromosome 11, aLepFus1.hap2, whole genome shotgun sequence, one genomic window encodes:
- the ANAPC13 gene encoding anaphase-promoting complex subunit 13, protein MDSEIQRDGRILDLVDDAWKEDKLPYEDVTIPLNELPEPEQDNGGVMESVKEQEMKWADLALQYLHENIPLSGN, encoded by the exons ATGGATAGCGAGATTCAGAGAGATGGGCGCATTTTAGATTTGGTTGATGATGCCTGGAAAGAGGATAAATTGCCATATGAAGATGTAACCATTCCACTG AATGAACTTCCAGAACCTGAACAAGATAATGGTGGAGTAATGGAGTCCGTCAAGGAGCAGGAAATGAAATGGGCAGATTTGGCGCTGCAGTATCTGCATGAAAATATACCATTGTCAGGAAACTAA